In the Leptolyngbya sp. FACHB-261 genome, one interval contains:
- a CDS encoding type II CAAX prenyl endopeptidase Rce1 family protein yields MGSMLIFALGHGINIVFPAAVVMGLVGAELLRRSGSVWPAVVVHVVFNLPTIPIMVLAGMG; encoded by the coding sequence GTGGGCAGCATGTTGATCTTCGCCCTCGGTCACGGCATCAACATCGTATTTCCCGCAGCCGTGGTAATGGGTCTTGTCGGGGCCGAGCTGCTGCGCCGCAGTGGCTCGGTCTGGCCCGCTGTCGTCGTTCATGTCGTCTTCAACCTGCCCACGATCCCGATAATGGTGCTCGCTGGCATGGGCTGA